Proteins co-encoded in one Opitutus terrae PB90-1 genomic window:
- a CDS encoding TraB/GumN family protein, which translates to MNFKRPLPRALCWSIVERPITLLATIHTGPFGGYQFPPMADALIHGADIAYFEIDPLEKWDIGFMFRPTNSATTLLQEVGPAIYRRLEQELSLNRPLANCAAGGIGDLIELSTPTQMTAGYEMDWGVDRTVCQRYRAQKKEIRFLETSEDQGRAAVSGPLHEIVAELDAWRTTGCLPRADSTQILNAYEAADLPTLARLRSELAPLRPTRILAQLQERESRWLEKIVDIAAEKKSVLIAAGVLHFPGEDGLLSQLSRRDFTVLDIGSQ; encoded by the coding sequence ATGAATTTCAAGCGTCCGTTGCCTCGTGCCTTGTGCTGGAGCATCGTCGAGCGCCCGATCACTTTGCTTGCGACCATACATACCGGCCCCTTCGGCGGATACCAATTTCCGCCGATGGCTGATGCGCTCATTCACGGCGCGGACATAGCGTATTTCGAAATCGATCCGCTGGAGAAATGGGACATTGGCTTCATGTTTCGACCAACGAACTCGGCAACCACTTTGTTGCAGGAAGTTGGCCCGGCGATCTACCGGCGCTTGGAGCAGGAACTCTCCCTCAATCGACCGCTGGCAAATTGTGCCGCTGGTGGAATCGGCGACCTAATCGAGCTGTCCACACCGACTCAGATGACAGCGGGATATGAAATGGATTGGGGCGTCGACCGAACGGTCTGCCAACGCTACCGCGCTCAAAAGAAGGAGATTCGCTTCCTGGAGACGAGCGAGGACCAAGGCCGGGCAGCGGTCAGCGGGCCGTTGCACGAAATCGTTGCGGAGCTGGACGCTTGGCGGACCACCGGCTGCCTCCCTCGGGCGGATAGCACCCAGATACTCAACGCGTACGAAGCCGCTGACCTCCCGACCCTCGCTCGCTTGCGCAGCGAGTTGGCGCCGCTGCGGCCAACGAGGATACTCGCACAACTTCAGGAACGCGAAAGCCGTTGGCTCGAAAAAATCGTGGATATAGCGGCGGAGAAAAAGTCTGTCCTGATAGCAGCCGGGGTCCTGCATTTTCCGGGCGAGGATGGCTTGCTCTCCCAGCTAAGCCGGCGCGATTTCACGGTCCTCGACATTGGCAGCCAATAG